A stretch of the Plasmodium berghei ANKA genome assembly, chromosome: 10 genome encodes the following:
- a CDS encoding AP2 domain transcription factor AP2-SP2 yields MNEGEIKDKPLEEDNLGLFSENISNISKLRSKNLNNFKDDLKKEEEHKEQKYNGHNKKNGQENSFEMTCSNSNQEKGRCGQYNLSPYFEKEKYNYSNVTISPYQYSKNHYKCNTLYCKENKTIMDKEANKKLNNTRKKKLLKSQKSIIKLYNREIKTGGVVRCKNTKNDDISRNFEEEKNEVKCREINSNGNKNQLNIDVVDNLHNYNDFLCFPQNEIHKHNINGVNENKIDTVLIEVGSNINKIEKNGKIISEKERSEKLRKKENYEGIRNNDMTHTEKEIEKIRTNFSDDIATNVVDKKNDRNKYLPNINKTISCLENIIVNEHDEKWDAEKMLYNNITQKLNHNNSDVVCDIDKLRIDNLNMPKVILPIKSQENKKETNNICERISIIYRDSHDMCLNSKPNCKINLIKILEKKTYKDSIIVNPIDKVNSSDEKNLLHIRYKNSPLSKCCDKINKLNHENNENVKKHNNISKTDLSISILKVGNRTTASLNEDEGIVNEYGKIITTGCNIMNKNSKEDESNIHITTDNKEKKISDQNFVEVCTTNASKCDENIKETKNSNVINNEDNNIREEYELKKKKTYLLNKSTTVIYEKNNDRVNEKENNAHANNALLGIEYENELKGDKRKFLYKNPMDILLKNEKENNLGDEEKVVFKNEAPFINDIKSEETKCPSKCVSTDDVNNVLLNYGEKSVNNYENLNNCNDNYTNNYKKKKKRTGIPLNERKYYRVLAKQMVKIQGLTFDHNQIRWIAYWKNENNKQIQKHFPVCKYGFYKARQLALEFRNSKINEKDENGKHEKNKTVNKSETAYAKVNKKELSKKGSEKIESILNNGKNVTDVHLSYHPKSISSMHRNVKSKSKISGNKGGAIFDKGNNTNNVCNINSEKIIPSQEKKYDFNFRENENIWVNDASNFLRNNGHLNVMFTNNGKINDINFSKRLNSEMNTTLYDNNGLIGNVSPFHKQKQFSNCVLIPSDITNSGNFLCQSKNENIKDDEINMQHNSMSNERIYPNEVPSNCTNSYCENNNGNCAHNYKNCNSKVNICMNIFENTYYNKSNNPTFSCDQNKTSLWEYPQNGVGYANYFNKFEGSNSISNIGMNGIYTENSQHGDKQFTEWNTQPQYLICNSKERNNYYYKNDSCTNFSEKVFMHTNNIRTEKEGMNYTSEGERLDWKSRYNFNYVNNIIKNDNDLDEVSIERKSEEHNNDTKNIRNSDLANNGNNLLSNRNCIYQYRTSDNYFYDANNNIVSLSNDNVINGDKYEKNNEFDNTSSMTKNTILHKDVENSVVLNKKIEIVDSNKCNSVIRKNRKADSKSILNAFHYDRNNNLYYNKSMLHTYLSNKNENNDHDFTTKFGDNNNYFENVCNIVNVKKKHILKNHRINKISNAEKILEKGKNEISCNYSSKAETQNNTVGRSRKKKKEGENNTGVGKETNQNDFNMTVKINNLLEGGLNNKNTEKEAILDEIILKNRNKVKSSIEKISTIHEFYKNGEKKEDVEIIGEKGKEKKQKSKNRKKGSTEKMFISVDENLSNHSTSMLQLIDINNRCVNKNYSDNACLNFFKKETDNLIYHTRIGEINGTSYIENKFPNSIIDSKKSDKKYRSSKNEIKNRSNELYIDENNIKYVYNDDIAGEPKIEDGINEPYIIRKSEENNFTIEIDNMYYSGINANKKRKKKKKKGESSEVKNGDKIGKVSDRNFKNCIENVREGEIDKLEICSYKLKGDNEKNTKEDSNINYYHKIMKIPKMKGVHFDIRQKRWCAYGYKKKECFSVYRYGFLAARELAVRSRLNVQKRRNNLRLKKKTKNDISVSKRKSISLRNIPSKKKRKKECGTISNENIDNTNINGNILLKVNGIISEHNNGIYELHNLNKNNELIRNTYSVSDSHPYDIQNGNLISQNDYYKGLRTDISGENACSNYQAGHISISSYPKNDMLGDRHFKNVTSDTNDMGNAYLLCGYNNNVAVGSNKQNYNRLDNSPHLVGIKMIYNGKIMENQNSLTNEYILSTIDMDTQINNRAELNKINDENYFGNYNINSINIKQDIGTKNFINSYSNNEMCLVDGDRNNNYVFMKNIEKNFNINSYDNEYPYFNHTNLNIPNEEILSKCFIGPNTRIPLTDKYINHGERIEKYFYKKINPYEMENNEEAYYHDTFNNVDTIKRLNRTENYTNKFFETILNNVENNNTIIMSENAFRNEVINRITNDNNIDNLNNFCHENMVKEKNLNVEKENATLLNWNYNTYSKYDEGMWNNGIGKDDNMGRNKIEYSSNYNTYNDNISMPFLEYYNNNFNDVECAKSYNIVGKEYFNNGEHSMGNKSEVNNINYCIENKNLNIPRIHLLQNPYEIPNFNKNMWISEHPKENENNQFTVNETNIDQNYLNSNKINKKDNNNNYYIFPDCNIYNGASIECQNTGLSNDMLAINPTDASEFVEQATTQNGQSFYQDNVNSVGNFSNIYCNGTNRRRNFCGQNKNGVSVEMVQINSPLLQKTYGETEAKLIHFGDNNTNSPKINNEKLSYRINDNQINKNFINDIESNNNNSEYKQNNIYPDVCRNSFDLHYTDIKNIPIKISFLSPNTRKVDKVAIIDKNLENFNNENNILFNSKNNTNKDCIGNINEEKETTDLRNTPNKYSDINNCQNNNIYMSRNDIYTDYHNSNNFNEENTNLKIENEDVRNNGSKMNEFTNSFSHEIKKIYHEQNKIDDLWWENNNEIVFTDPTIYPNHSIPYTCEANNSLNSYVNNISDKHNFLFNYNNYEDINLKKNELGTGTEFPRSISANEVEINIQAHSERKNEKKRNICHYINNDMEPIKQGSSLINGKKINPDQSFMNMCNLPKRLQDDKREKKNNKLNKYNDNNNSDKNDETNQNINCDLIGDLNNLSNVKINNDLNPRYNPYMFFNNHTCRNYNDGNNFYNEQNCVMKSKNENKEYYDMEGYKGVFNSVERHFGDVEKVSKRGSGFNRNENMFERSIDTISSENKHFNIGGRWNFMQSNVVNRFVNNPIKSQNMNSLVENLRNIKNINKRNEIYMGLERDLNCYAIKRDNTENNSEEIININEKRIDDEEEMRIDLGDNYKILDDDIKKGRKNNKIIKHINDFTYTNNNILKNIKFSDQTNNIKQGETFIDNNKYISNIFEKEKHNKKSFHHERKYKWMTDDRDISICFQKGHNNNVNGINYVGNYIHRINKKGTILKNVHIANKFNNKFMKKCLQIDINFDKDLKKKYTQNEKLINNYHISIFKNISISKILSFRCNIRRNDTLMESYCEYICLTLHDINMNRSKDASKTIYFKKVIYKFLIIDLFKNLNPIDFSNNGNTVENNDKLGKHALLENLLREKKIKKYINILKKVEKYHIDIINNMYDLKSIQLYIDIFVTCLLKNIPSSKLSYDEHNMLIRSLLLFYFDSNR; encoded by the exons ATGAATGAAGGTGAAATTAAAGATAAACCATTGGAAGAGGATAATTTGGGTCTTTTTTCTGAGAACAtttcaaatatatcaaaGTTGAGGAgcaaaaatttaaataattttaaggATGATCTAAAAAAAGAGGAAGAACACAaagaacaaaaatataatggtcataataagaaaaatggACAAGAAAATAGTTTTGAAATGACTTGTTCTAACAGTAACCAAGAAAAAGGAAGGTGTGGccaatataatttatcaccatattttgaaaaggaaaaatataattattcgAATGTAACAATAAGCCCATATCAATACAGTAAAAACCATTACAAATGTAACACACTGTATtgtaaagaaaataaaacaataatgGACAAAGaagcaaataaaaaattgaataatacaagaaaaaaaaaactattaaaaagccaaaaaagtataattaaattatataatagagAGATAAAAACAGGAGGAGTGGTACGTTGTAAAAATACcaaaaatgatgatatatCTCGAAATTTTGAGgaagaaaaaaacgaaGTAAAATGTAGAGAAATTAATAGTAATGGTAATAAGAATCAATTGAACATAGATGTAGTAGATAACCTACACAATTATAATgattttttgtgttttcCCCAAAATGAAATTCATAAACATAATATTAATGGCGTCAATGAGAATAAAATTGATACTGTTTTAATAGAAGTGGGtagtaatataaataaaatagagaAAAATGGTAAGATAATAAgtgaaaaagaaagaagTGAGAAATTACGTAAAAAAGAGAATTATGAGGGTATAAGAAATAATGATATGACTCATACAGAGaaagaaatagaaaaaataagaacGAACTTTAGTGATGATATTGCTACTAATGTCGTGGATAAAAAGAATGATAGAAACAAATATCTTccaaatattaataaaactaTTAGTTGtctagaaaatataatagtcAATGAGCATGATGAAAAATGGGATGCAGAAAAAATGCtctataataatataacgCAAAAATTGAACCATAATAATAGTGATGTTGTGTGTGACATAGACAAATTACGTATTGATAATCTCAATATGCCAAAGGTAATATTACCAATAAAAAGTCAGGAGAATAAAAAGGAAACGAATAATATATGCGAAAGAATAAGcataatatatagagaTAGTCATGATATGTGTTTAAATAGTAAACcaaattgtaaaataaatttgattaaaattttggaaaaaaaaacgtaTAAAGATAGTATAATTGTAAATCCAATTGATAAAGTTAATTCTTCTGATGAGAAAAATCTGCTTCATATCAGATATAAAAACAGCCCCCTATCAAAATGTTgtgataaaattaataaactAAATCATGagaataatgaaaatgtgaaaaaacataataatatatcaaaaacTGATCTGAGTATTAGCATATTAAAAGTCGGAAATAGGACGACGGCCTCTTTAAATGAAGATGAAGGAATTGTTAATGAATATGgcaaaataataactaCGGGGTGcaatattatgaataaaaattcaaaagaAGACGAAAGCAACATACATATAACAACggataataaagaaaaaaaaattagcgACCAAAATTTTGTCGAAGTATGCACTACAAATGCTAGTAAATGTGATGAGAATATAAAAGAGActaaaaatagtaatgtCATAAATAAcgaagataataatatcagGGAAGaatatgaattaaaaaaaaaaaaaacatacttattaaataaatctACTACAGtgatttatgaaaaaaataatgaccGTGTTAATGAAAAAGAGAATAACGCGCATGCTAATAATGCATTACTTGGGATtgaatatgaaaatgaattGAAAGGGGATAAAcgaaaatttttatacaaaaatccAATGgatattttgttaaaaaatgaaaaagaaaataactTAGGAGACGAAGAAAAAGTTGTTTTTAAGAATGAGGCTCCTTTTATAAATGACATAAAAAGTGAAGAAACAAAGTGTCCCTCAAAATGTGTCTCAACAGATGATGTaaataatgttttattaaattatggGGAAAAAAGtgttaataattatgaaaacCTGAACAATTGTAATGATAATTACACtaataattataagaagaaaaaaaaaagaacaGGTATACCATTGAAcgaaagaaaatattatagagTGCTTGCTAAGCAAATGGTGAAGATACAAGGATTGACATTTGATCATAATCAAATTAGATGGATAGCATATtggaaaaatgaaaacaacAAACAGATTCAGAAACATTTCCCTGTGTGCAAATATGGGTTTTACAAAGCTAGACAGCTAGCTCTAGAATTTCGAAACTCGAAAATCAATGAAAAGGATGAAAATGGAAAACATGAAAAGAATAAAACTGTTAATAAGAGTGAAACAGCATATGCAAAAGTGAACAAGAAAGAACTCTCCAAAAAAGGGtcagaaaaaatagaatCGATTCTGAATAACGGAAAAAATGTTACGGATGTGCATCTAAGCTATCATCCCAAGAGCATTTCTTCTATGCATAGAAATGTGAAAAGCAAGAGTAAAATTTCAGGAAATAAAGGAGGTGCAATTTTTGACAAAGGGAATAATACCAACAATGTATGCAATATAAACAGTGAGAAAATTATACCTTCgcaagaaaaaaaatatgatttcAATTTTAGAGAAAACGAAAACATATGGGTAAATGATGcttcaaattttttaagaaaCAATGGGCATCTTAATGTTATGTTTACAAATAATgggaaaataaatgatataaactTCTCAAAAAGATTAAACAGTGAAATGAACACAACACTTTATGATAACAATGGATTGATAGGCAATGTTTCACCATTTCACAAACAAAAACAGTTTTCAAATTGTGTGCTTATTCCTTCGGACATAACTAATTCAGGGAATTTTCTTTGCCaatcaaaaaatgaaaatattaaagatGATGAAATTAATATGCAACATAATTCAATGAGCAATGAAAGAATTTACCCTAATGAGGTTCCCAGCAATTGTACAAATAGCTattgtgaaaataataatggaaattgtgcacataattataaaaactGCAATTCAAAGGTGAATATTtgtatgaatatttttgaaaacaCATATTATAACAAATCGAATAATCCTACTTTTTCTTGTGACCAAAATAAAACGTCATTGTGGGAATATCCGCAAAATGGCGTTGGATATGCTAATTACTTCAATAAATTTGAAGGAAGCAATAGTATTAGTAATATAGGTATGAATGGTATATATACTGAAAATAGTCAACATGGGGATAAACAATTTACAGAATGGAATACACAACCacaatatttaatttgcAATAGCAAAGAGAGAAATAATTactattataaaaatgatagtTGTACAAATTTTAGTGAAAAAGTATTTATGCACactaataatataagaACAGAGAAGGAAGGAATGAATTATACTTCTGAAGGGGAACGATTAGATTGGAAGTCTcgttataattttaactatgttaataatattataaaaaatgataatgatcTTGATGAGGTTAGCATTGAAAGGAAAAGCGAAGAGCATAACAAtgatacaaaaaatatacgtAATTCTGATTTGGCTAATAATGGGAATAATCTTTTGTCGAATAGAAATTGCATTTATCAATATCGAACTAGCgacaattatttttacgATGCGAACAATAATATCGTAAGTCTGTCAAATGATAATGTAATAAATGGTGacaaatatgaaaaaaataacgaaTTTGACAATACTTCAAGCATGACGAAAAATACCATTTTACATAAAGATGTAGAAAATAGTGTGGTTCTGAATAAGAAAATAGAAATAGTGGATAGTAATAAGTGTAATAGTGTTATCAGAAAAAATCGAAAGGCAGATTCGAAAAGCATTTTAAATGCATTTCATTATGATAGAAACaataatttgtattataataaaagtatGTTACACACGTACTTAAGCAATAAAAACGAAAACAATGACCACGATTTTACTACAAAATTCGgcgataataataattattttgaaaatgtaTGCAATATTGTAAAtgtaaagaaaaaacacattttaaaaaatcatagaataaataaaatttcaaacgctgaaaaaatattggaaaaggggaaaaatgaaataagtTGTAACTATAGTAGCAAAGCTGAAACGCAGAATAACACAGTTGGGAGGtcgagaaaaaaaaaaaaagaaggaGAAAACAACACCGGAGTGGGGAAAGAAACAAACCAAAACGATTTTAATATGACGGTGAagattaataatttattagaAGGGGGcctaaataataaaaacactGAAAAGGAAGCAATTTTAGACGagataattttaaaaaataggaACAAAGTAAAATCCTcgatagaaaaaataagcaCAATTcatgaattttataaaaatggtgAAAAAAAGGAAGATGTAGAAATCATAGGGGAAAAGggaaaagagaaaaaacaaaaatcaaaaaacagaaaaaaaggaagcacagaaaaaatgtttatcaGTGTAGATGAAAATCTTTCAAATCATTCTACCTCTATGTTACAATTAATTGATATAAACAATCGAtgtgtaaataaaaattattcagATAATGCatgtttaaatttttttaaaaaggaaACAGACAATTTAATTTACCATACTAGAATTGGTGAAATAAATGGTACTAgttatattgaaaataaatttccaAATTCAATTATAGACAGTAAAAAaagtgataaaaaatatagatcatcaaaaaatgagataaaaaatcgaagcaatgaattatatatagatgaaaataatataaaatatgtttacaATGACGATATAGCAGGGGAACCAAAAATTGAAGACGGTATAAACGAGccatatataataagaaaaagtgaagaaaataatttcacCATCGAAATTGACAATATGTATTATTCTGGAATAAATGCAAATAagaagagaaaaaaaaaaaaaaaaaaaggagaaTCAAGTGAGGTAAAAAATGGTGATAAAATTGGCAAAGTAAGTGATAGGAACTTCAAAAACTGCATTGAAAACGTACGAGAGGGTGAAATAGATAAATTGGAAATATGCAGTTATAAACTGAAAGGTGATAATGAGAAAAATACCAAAGAAGATAGtaacataaattattaccataaaattatgaagaTACCCAAAATGAAAGGAGTACATTTTGATATTAGGCAAAAAAGATGGTGTGCATatggatataaaaaaaaagagtgTTTTTCTGTTTATAGATATGGGTTTTTAGCAGCAAGAGAATTAGCTGTTAGGAGCAGATTAAATGTTCAAAAAAGGAGAAACAATTTAagattaaaaaagaaaaccAAAAATGATATTAGTGTATCAAAACGAAAAAGCATTTCATTGAGAAATATTCCATCTAAgaagaaaaggaaaaaagaGTGTGGAACTATTAGTAATGAGAACATTGataatactaatataaatgGAAACATACTTTTAAAAGTGAACGGAATAATTAGTGAACATAATAATGGCATATATGAATTACACAATTTAAATAAGAACAACGAACTAATTAGGAATACATATTCCGTATCTGACTCACACCCATATGATATTCAAAATGGCAATTTGATTTCTCAAAATGATTATTACAAAGGTTTGAGAACTGATATATCTGGTGAAAATGCTTGTAGCAATTATCAGGCAGGGCATATTTCGATATCAAGTTATccaaaaaatgatatgCTGGGGGATCGACATTTCAAAAATGTTACAAGTGATACAAATGATATGGGTAATGCATATTTGCTATGTGGTTACAACAATAATGTTGCAGTTGGTAGcaataaacaaaattataatagaCTCGATAATTCACCACATTTAGTtggaataaaaatgatatacaatggaaaaataatgGAGAATCAAAACAGTCTCAccaatgaatatattttaagtaCAATAGACATGGACActcaaattaataatagagccgaattaaataaaataaatgatgaaaattattttggaaattataatattaatagtataaatataaaacaagaTATTGGcacaaaaaattttataaatagttACTCTAATAATGAAATGTGTCTAGTTGATGGAGATAGAAATAAcaattatgtttttatgaaaaatatcgaaaaaaattttaatataaatagcTATGACAATGAGTATCCCTATTTTAATCACAccaatttaaatattcctAATGAAGAGATATTAAGCAAATGTTTTATAGGCCCCAATACACGAATACCATTAAcagataaatatataaatcatgGAGAAAGgattgaaaaatatttttataaaaaaataaatccatatgaaatggaaaataatgaGGAGGCATACTATCATGATACATTTAATAATGTAGATACGATAAAAAGATTAAACAGGACAGAAAATTACAccaataaattttttgaaacaattttaaataatgttgaaaataataatacaattatTATGAGTGAAAATGCTTTTAGAAATGAAGTTATTAATAGAATCACCAATGATAACAACATTGATAATTTGAACAACTTTTGTCATGAAAACATGgtgaaagaaaaaaatttaaacgttgaaaaagaaaacgCAACGCTTTTGAATTGGAATTATAACacatattcaaaatatgaTGAAGGAATGTGGAATAATGGAATAGGAAAGGATGATAATATGGGTAGGAATAAAATCGAATATAGCAGTAACTATAATACTTACAATGACAATATATCTATGCCATTTTtagaatattataataacaattttaatgaCGTAGAATGTGCTAAATCGTACAATATTGTGGGTAAAGAATATTTCAACAATGGAGAACATAGTATGGGTAACAAATCAGAGGttaacaatataaattattgtatagaaaataaaaatttaaatataccAAGAATACATTTATTGCAAAATCCGTATGAAATACcgaattttaataaaaatatgtggATAAGTGAACATCCAAAAGAAAACGAAAATAATCAGTTCACTGTAAATGAGACAAATATtgatcaaaattatttaaattctaataaaattaataaaaaagataacaacaataattattatattttccctGATTGTAACATTTATAATGGTGCAAGTATCGAATGCCAAAACACAGGTCTATCTAATGATATGCTGGCAATAAATCCAACTGATGCTTCTGAATTTGTAGAACAGGCAACCACTCAAAATGGGCAAAGTTTTTACCAAGACAATGTTAACAGTGTAGGAAATTTTAGTAATATCTATTGTAATGGCACCAACAGAAGACGTAATTTTTGTGGGCAAAATAAGAATGGAGTTTCTGTTGAAATGGTACAAATAAATTCACCACTTCTTCAGAAAACTTATGGGGAAACCGAAGCAaaattaatacattttggtgataataatacaaattcgccaaaaataaataatgaaaaattatcttacagaataaatgataatcaaataaataaaaatttcatTAACGATATAGaatcaaataataacaattcCGAATATAAAcagaataatatttatccTGACGTATGTAGAAACTCATTTGATTTACATTATacagatataaaaaatataccaaTTAAAATCTCATTTTTATCACCAAATACACGTAAAGTTGACAAAGTTGCTattattgataaaaatctagaaaattttaataatgaaaataatattttatttaactctaaaaataataccaATAAGGATTGCAttggaaatataaatgaagaaaaagaaacaaCAGATTTGAGAAATACACCCAATAAATATagtgatataaataactgccaaaataataatatatatatgagcagaaatgatatatatacgGATTATCATAATTCCAATAATTTTAACGAGGAAAACACAAATTTAAAGATCGAAAATGAAGATGTTCGTAACAATGGAAGTAAAATGAATGAATTCACAAATAGTTTTAGTCAtgaaatcaaaaaaatttatcatgagcaaaataaaatagacGATTTGTGGTGGGAAAATAACAATGAAATAGTTTTTACAGATCCAACAATTTACCCTAATCATAGCATCCCATATACATGTGAAGCAAATAATTCATTGAATTCatatgttaataatataagtgataaacataattttttatttaattataacaactatgaagatataaatttaaaaaaaaacgaactGGGAACAGGTACTGAATTTCCCCGAAGTATTTCTGCAAATGAAgtagaaataaatattcaagCACATTCAGAAagaaaaaacgaaaaaaaaagaaatatatgtcATTATATTAACAACGATATGGAACCTATAAAGCAAGGTAGCAGTTTAATAAATggaaagaaaataaatccTGATCAAAGCTTTATGAATATGTGCAATTTGCCTAAACGATTACAAGATGATAAGCgtgaaaagaaaaataacaaactaaataaatataatgacaataataatagcgataaaaatgatgaaacgAATCAAAACATAAATTGTGACCTAATTGGAGATTTAAATAATCTTAgtaatgtaaaaataaacaatgaTTTAAATCCAAGGTATAATCCATACATGTTTTTCAACAATCATACATGTagaaattataatgatggtaataatttttataatgaaCAAAACTGTGTTATGAAAAGCAAAAACGAAAATAAGGAATACTATGATATGGAAGGATACAAAGGTGTATTTAATTCCGTGGAAAGACATTTTGGCGATGTAGAAAAAGTATCAAAAAGAGGAAGCGGATTCAAcagaaatgaaaatatgttCGAAAGAAGTATAGATACAATAAGTAGTGAGAATAAACACTTCAATATAGGAGGAAGATGGAACTTCATGCAGAGCAACGTTGTAAATCGTTTTGTGAATAATCCAATTAAAAGTCAAAATATGAATTCACTTGTTGAAAatttaagaaatataaaaaatattaataaaagaaatgaaatatatatgggTTTAGAGCGTGATTTAAATTGCTATGCTATAAAAAGGGATAATACGGAAAATAATTCAgaggaaataataaatattaatgaaaaaaggATAGATGATGAAGAAGAAATGCGTATAGATTTAGGggataattataaaattcttgatgatgatataaaaaaagggcgaaaaaacaataaaataataaaacatataaatgatttcacatatacaaataataatattcttaaaaatataaaattttctgATCAAACCAACAATATCAAACAGGGGGAAACATTtatagataataataaatacatttcaaacatttttgaaaaagaGAAACATAACAAGAAAAGTTTTCATCACGaaaggaaatataaatggaTGACAGATGATAGGGATATAAGCATATGCTTTCAAAAAGggcataataataatgttaatGGTATTAATTATGTTGGCAACTATATTCAtagaattaataaaaaagggacaatattaaaaaatgtgcaTATAGCGAACAAAttcaataataaatttatgaaaaaatgcctacaaatagatataaattttgataaggatttaaaaaagaaatatacacaaaatgagaaattaattaataattacCACATATCcatattcaaaaatattagcaTTAGCAAGATTTTATCGTTTCGGTGCAATATTAGAAGAAATGATACATTGATGGAATCCTATTGCGAATATATTTGCCTAACACTACac GATATAAACATGAATAGATCTAAAGATGCAAGCAAGACAATTTACTTTAAAAAGGtgatatacaaatttttaatcattgatttatttaaaaatttaaaccCCATagatttttcaaataatggGAATACAGtggaaaataatgataagcTAGGTAAACATGCATTGcttgaaaatttattacgtgaaaaaaaaataaaaaaatatattaatatattaaaaaaagttgaaaaatatcataTCGATATTATAAACAACATGTATGATCTCAAATCCATACAATTGTATATAGATATTTTTGTTACATGCttactaaaaaatattccatCAAGCAAGTTGTCATATGATGAACACAATATGCTCATAAGATCACTTTTGTTGTTTTACTTTGATAGTAATAGATAG